The DNA segment TCGCGACGGCCTACGCGCTGCTCAGCGAGGATCCCGGCTGAGGGACGCCCATGGCCGGGGCGCAGGGGGTGCGGGCAAACGCGTTGCGCGGCCGGCCGGGCGCCTGGCATGGTGCTGGTTTCGGTCACTTTCGCGAGGTTTGTATGGCGATCCACTTCTACGGTTCCGACGACGTCCCCTACGGATGCTTCTCGAACTTCTCCGACCACGGCCTGGACCTCGACGGGCACTGGTGGCCGACCTCGGAGCACTACTTCCAGGCACAGAAGTTCGCCGGAACCCGCCATGCCGATCTCATCCGCCGCGCCCGCACACCGCTGCGCGCCGCCGAGCTGGGCCGGGATCGGTCCAAGCCGCTGCGGCGGGACTGGGAGCGGGTCAAGGACGAGGTGATGCGCCGCGCGGTGGCGGCCAAGTTCGCCGCACACGACGACATTCGCGCCACTCTGCTGTCCACGGGGGACGAGGAGATCGTCGAGGACACCGGCACCGATCACTACTGGGGCCGGGGCAGGACCGGGACCGGCAAAAACAGGCTCGGCCGGATCCTGGTGCGCACCCGCGGCCGGTTCCGCGCCGAGCTCGCCGCAGCTGCTGGAGCGGGCGGTGAACGAGACGCAGGGGACCGGCTATTCGGCGGACGGGATCGGTAACGAATCCCGGAAGCGGGCGGGTTGAAGAACGTCGGTATTCGGCCGATCGCGAAGACCGCGAAGACCGCGAAGACCGCGAAGACGCCAAGGCGCGAAGACGCGCGGTCCGCGCGGGAATGGCAGATCAACTGCGGGTGATTTCTGATCCCCCAAGAGATCCAGAATCCCGCCCTTCGCTATCGGATCATCCGTGAACAGGTCCGCACACTCACGAATCGCTGGTCTGCACCAAGAATTACCTGCGTGAGACATGAGAACTGCCGGTGGAGACGGTGCAAGTGGGGCTACGGCGCTGGTGACAGGCGGGGAGTGCGGGAGAGCCGCCCCTTCCCTGATCACGTATTCGCGCTCCCGGGGTCGCAACCTCCACCATGCGGAGGTTACTTTCCGAACTCGCGGCCTCACGTGTAGTGTTTGCCGCGCCGCTATCGACGCGGCGTCTTACGTGAACGTCTGCTCTGCACGCCCCGATGGGAATGAGTAGCCAATGTCCACAGGCACTTTCACAGCACACGGTCCCGATAGGAC comes from the Streptomyces sp. NBC_01471 genome and includes:
- a CDS encoding NADAR family protein produces the protein MAIHFYGSDDVPYGCFSNFSDHGLDLDGHWWPTSEHYFQAQKFAGTRHADLIRRARTPLRAAELGRDRSKPLRRDWERVKDEVMRRAVAAKFAAHDDIRATLLSTGDEEIVEDTGTDHYWGRGRTGTGKNRLGRILVRTRGRFRAELAAAAGAGGERDAGDRLFGGRDR